The sequence below is a genomic window from Sphingobacterium sp. ML3W.
AACTGCAATTGCTTCTGTTCCCAATTTTTTCAGAACTCTTGCAATATTGATACCACCGCCACCTGGCTCCAGTTTCGGAGTACTGCATTTTAGTTTCTTTTCAGGTTCCAATGCACTGATCATTGTACTTTTATCAACGGAAGGACTGAATGTAATGGTAATTATTTTGGACATTGTTTTTTCTCTAGAGGTGGAAGCGAATAGATTTTCCGCCCAATTTTTTTATTTACCATCGGATTGTTCTTTATTATTCGGGCTATCCAAAAAGTGTAATTTGTAGCAATTGATACAGATTACTATGCTATTGAAATTGTCTTGTCTAGGTAAACATCTTGTATAGCGCTGAGGAGTTCAACACCTTCGTTGAACGGACGCTGAAAAGCTTTTCTTCCCAATATTAATCCTGTCCCTCCGGCTCGTTTGTTTATTATTGCTGTTCTAATTGATTCTGTAAGGTCACTTGCTCCTTTTGATTCTCCTCCGGAATTAATAAGGCCGATTCGACCCATAAAACAATTAGCGACCTGATAACGGCAAAGGTCAATTGGATGCATGGAAGAGAGCTCAGAATACATTTTAGGATCGCTCTTGGCGAAATTAATCGCTGTAAAGCCCCCATTGTTTTCAGGTAGTTTTTGTTTAATTATATCGGCCTGTATGGTAACACCTAAATAGTTGGCTTGGCCTGTAATGTCAGCAGCAACTTCATAATTAACATTATCCTTTTTAAAGCTATTGTTGCGGGTATAGCACCATAAAACACAGGGCATTCCTAACTCATGTGCTCTTTCAAAGGCTTCGGCTACTTCGACAATTTGTCTATTTGAATTTTCTGAGCCAAAGTAAATGGTAGCACCTACAGCAGTGGCTCCTAAATTCCAAGCATCTTTTATACTCCCAAACATTATTTGGTCGTACTTTGTGGGGTAAGTAAGTAGTTCGTTATGGTTGATTTTTACTAAGAATGGAATTTTATGCGCATATTTTCGAGACATTATTGCTAGGTTCCCAAAAGTTGTAGCAACTGCGTTACATCCCCCTTCAATGGCAAGCTTTATGATATTTTCGGGATCAAAATACAAAGGGTTTGGAGCGAATGATGCTCCTGCAGTATGTTCTATTCCTTGGTCTATTGGTAATATTGATAAATAGCCAGTGTTTGCTAGATGTCCGTGATTATAGAGTGCTGCAAGGTTTTTAAGCACCTGAGGGCTGCGGTTGCTTTGCAGAAAGATTTGATCGATAAATTCTGGGGAGGGAAGATGGAGATGCTCCTTTACAATTTTGGGAGTGCTAAAATTTAGAAGATTTTCTGCTTCAGCACCTAAATCTGATAAAATATCTTTATAGTTCATGATCGCGTTGTTTTTGCATCCACTATCCATATCGTGAATAATGGATGAATTGAATCTTAACCTGCTCTTTAACTTATTTAAAGTTAACAAATTAATGCAATAATCTCTAATAATATATTGTATGCCAGCGCTATAAAAGCAATCACCTAATTTCGGCATTAATTGGCCAAAGTCTGCTATAAAATTTATGGAAGAGGAAAATGGATATGATTTCTGGCTTATAATAATCAGCGGTTATTTAAAGATCATCTTGAGCATTAGTTTTATATGCGTCCATCTTTATAAAGCATTGTTATAATGCTGGTAATTTAAATAGCTGTTATTTACGCTTTAATCTTGATTCTTCTAAATCAAGTGTATATTCTAG
It includes:
- a CDS encoding class I fructose-bisphosphate aldolase is translated as MNYKDILSDLGAEAENLLNFSTPKIVKEHLHLPSPEFIDQIFLQSNRSPQVLKNLAALYNHGHLANTGYLSILPIDQGIEHTAGASFAPNPLYFDPENIIKLAIEGGCNAVATTFGNLAIMSRKYAHKIPFLVKINHNELLTYPTKYDQIMFGSIKDAWNLGATAVGATIYFGSENSNRQIVEVAEAFERAHELGMPCVLWCYTRNNSFKKDNVNYEVAADITGQANYLGVTIQADIIKQKLPENNGGFTAINFAKSDPKMYSELSSMHPIDLCRYQVANCFMGRIGLINSGGESKGASDLTESIRTAIINKRAGGTGLILGRKAFQRPFNEGVELLSAIQDVYLDKTISIA